A portion of the Heliomicrobium undosum genome contains these proteins:
- a CDS encoding DUF421 domain-containing protein, which yields MELQEVLVIILRALIVYFSVLVIMRIMGKREIGKLSPVDLVVAIMIAELAAIPMEDPSIPLLHGLIPIGVLVLAEVGFSYLSMKSPVARDWLNGSPTVIIENGRLLEGEMRRTRYNLNDLLAQLREKDVYNINDVEFAILETSGKLSVIPKSQKRPVNAEDLQIPTAYEGLPTPLILDGKVDRRNLQSIQLDEEWLIKELQKHGVTAVDQVFFASLDSKGEFYICQKAPVYGQKPKAAQLSP from the coding sequence ATGGAACTGCAAGAAGTGTTGGTCATCATCTTGAGAGCCCTCATCGTTTATTTTTCCGTGCTGGTCATCATGCGGATCATGGGCAAGCGGGAGATCGGGAAGCTGTCGCCTGTTGATCTGGTGGTCGCCATCATGATCGCTGAATTGGCCGCTATCCCGATGGAGGACCCTTCCATACCCCTGCTCCACGGACTGATTCCGATCGGTGTGCTGGTGCTTGCCGAAGTGGGCTTCTCTTACCTCTCCATGAAATCGCCCGTCGCCCGCGACTGGCTAAACGGTTCGCCGACGGTGATCATCGAAAATGGGCGCCTCTTGGAGGGGGAGATGCGGCGGACCCGTTACAACCTGAATGACCTGCTGGCCCAATTGCGCGAAAAAGACGTGTATAACATCAACGATGTGGAGTTTGCCATCCTGGAAACGTCGGGCAAGCTTAGCGTCATCCCCAAATCGCAAAAGCGTCCCGTCAACGCCGAGGACCTGCAAATTCCCACGGCCTATGAGGGTTTGCCCACACCGCTGATCCTCGACGGGAAAGTGGATCGTCGCAACCTGCAATCCATCCAGTTGGATGAGGAGTGGTTGATCAAAGAACTGCAAAAACATGGAGTCACTGCGGTCGATCAGGTTTTCTTCGCTTCCCTGGACTCAAAGGGAGAGTTCTATATCTGTCAGAAAGCGCCTGTCTACGGTCAAAAACCAAAGGCGGCGCAGTTAAGTCCCTAA
- a CDS encoding TspO/MBR family protein codes for MDRLSPVAVFFLNYVAFTALSWIFPMDRKWLASLEKPSWSPPGMVVGMAWMIIFALISLAVALLWDKVGLRRIGLSWKAVFLANWFFNQLFYIGQSFSRNLFYSFLDTAAIAVTATLLVFVSWPYSRAAALLFAPYALWSSFATALAWAIYRLNR; via the coding sequence ATGGATCGGCTTTCACCGGTTGCCGTTTTCTTTCTCAACTACGTCGCCTTTACCGCCCTGAGTTGGATTTTTCCGATGGACCGCAAATGGCTCGCATCGCTAGAGAAGCCCTCCTGGTCCCCGCCGGGGATGGTCGTCGGCATGGCCTGGATGATCATCTTCGCCCTCATCTCCCTTGCCGTGGCGCTTCTCTGGGACAAGGTGGGCCTGCGCCGCATCGGCCTCTCCTGGAAGGCTGTCTTTCTCGCCAACTGGTTTTTCAACCAACTCTTCTACATCGGTCAGTCCTTCAGCAGGAACCTCTTCTATTCCTTCCTCGACACGGCGGCCATCGCTGTCACAGCGACCCTGCTGGTCTTTGTATCCTGGCCTTACTCCCGCGCGGCGGCGCTGCTTTTCGCCCCCTACGCCCTCTGGTCATCCTTTGCCACGGCCCTCGCCTGGGCGATTTACCGCCTGAACCGGTGA
- a CDS encoding two-component system sensor histidine kinase NtrB: MLIRQRKLRREQAKSDICCDGLSEERYNIAFHCNPALLSITSSVDGAFIDVNHAWLEAMGYRREEVIGHRPLEMAMIDAHELLKLRETVSIQGTFKNVQTRLRTKQGKEMICLVSGSMIRLNGKDCFFSSLVDITDQRRMEKELSRLDRLSLIGQMAGGIGHEIRNPLQTVRGFLQLFQRKEIYREDWPHFELMINELDQANAIISEVLSLARTRSSKLELKNLNLIVHKMAPLLHARAFSQNKHLEISLDYIPMVMVDEREIGRMLFNLAQNGLEAMEERKSLTIRTYTLASGQAVLEIRDQGKGISPEIAERLGTPFVTNKDGGTGLGLAVCFSIAERHNAKIEFETGAQGTTFYVLFPGPVSSGAVAVQ, encoded by the coding sequence ATGCTTATTCGACAGCGGAAACTGCGGCGAGAGCAAGCAAAAAGCGATATCTGTTGCGATGGGTTGTCGGAGGAGCGTTACAACATAGCCTTTCATTGCAACCCAGCGTTGCTGTCCATCACATCGAGCGTTGACGGCGCCTTTATTGATGTGAACCATGCCTGGCTAGAAGCCATGGGCTACCGGCGGGAAGAGGTCATTGGCCATCGGCCGTTAGAAATGGCGATGATCGATGCCCATGAGTTGTTGAAGCTAAGAGAAACCGTCTCCATCCAGGGAACGTTCAAGAATGTGCAAACGAGATTGCGGACAAAGCAGGGAAAAGAAATGATCTGTCTTGTCTCAGGTTCCATGATCAGATTGAACGGAAAGGACTGTTTTTTTTCGAGCTTAGTCGATATTACTGACCAACGCCGGATGGAAAAAGAATTGTCCCGGCTGGATCGTTTGAGCCTGATCGGTCAGATGGCCGGCGGGATCGGTCATGAAATCCGGAACCCCTTGCAAACGGTGCGGGGTTTCCTTCAACTGTTCCAACGGAAGGAGATCTACCGGGAGGACTGGCCGCATTTCGAATTGATGATCAACGAGTTGGATCAGGCCAACGCCATTATTTCTGAGGTCCTCTCCCTAGCAAGAACGCGGTCGTCAAAGTTGGAATTGAAGAACCTGAATCTGATTGTGCACAAGATGGCCCCATTGTTGCACGCGCGCGCCTTCAGCCAGAACAAACATCTGGAAATATCCCTGGACTATATTCCCATGGTGATGGTCGATGAAAGAGAGATCGGCCGGATGCTGTTCAACCTCGCACAAAATGGACTGGAGGCGATGGAGGAGCGGAAAAGCCTCACCATTCGGACCTATACGCTGGCAAGCGGTCAGGCTGTCTTGGAAATCCGGGATCAAGGGAAAGGAATATCACCGGAAATTGCGGAAAGGTTGGGGACGCCTTTCGTCACGAACAAGGATGGCGGCACCGGGCTGGGGCTGGCTGTCTGCTTCAGCATCGCCGAACGCCACAACGCCAAGATCGAGTTTGAAACAGGCGCTCAGGGAACAACCTTTTATGTCCTTTTTCCTGGTCCTGTCTCATCCGGCGCCGTGGCTGTACAGTAA
- a CDS encoding pyruvoyl-dependent arginine decarboxylase gives MLPVPKKFFITAAAAEGKSKLTAFDNALLKAGIGNVNLVRVSSILPPECEYTPGMKIPYGALVPTAYGSIVSDIPGETIAAAIAVGVSPDSFGVIMELTGKFTKEEAEARITRMVQEAFEVRGMELKEIKVQAVDHTVEKIGCAFAAAPLWY, from the coding sequence ATGCTGCCCGTGCCGAAGAAGTTTTTTATCACAGCGGCTGCTGCGGAAGGGAAAAGCAAACTGACGGCGTTCGACAACGCCCTGTTAAAAGCCGGGATCGGCAATGTAAACCTGGTCCGGGTTAGCAGTATCCTGCCTCCCGAGTGCGAGTATACGCCCGGCATGAAGATCCCCTATGGCGCCCTTGTGCCGACCGCTTACGGCTCCATCGTATCCGACATCCCCGGTGAGACCATCGCGGCGGCCATCGCTGTTGGCGTATCACCGGACAGCTTTGGCGTCATCATGGAACTGACGGGCAAGTTCACCAAAGAAGAGGCGGAAGCCCGCATCACCCGCATGGTTCAGGAAGCCTTTGAGGTGCGGGGCATGGAACTGAAGGAGATCAAGGTCCAAGCCGTTGACCACACGGTGGAGAAGATCGGCTGCGCCTTCGCCGCCGCTCCCCTTTGGTACTAA
- a CDS encoding putative amidoligase domain-containing protein: MVAEQPPHEGECPFSSIVNPPQAVLNARDKETTIRLLQLNRLPCPDVVEPTPETLFPILGRTYGHHQGEDIRVVEDYESTREQPSDYYVQLLNIKEDYRICIIGLEAVEAFKAAPKRIQNLEYPIRTPAFGWSYEAMTATEEMITLAVRSIYALGLRWGQVDLALNNEDRLVVLDVNAGETLPEDWITRYPTAVQRLAFDLQHAPLSSDFTLGCDVEFMLRQTQTMRMLPASFFWPMEGPIGCDDRSLENTNKIFPLGEIRPEPSKDPDAIIASMERIMRMGTQACPYRNVQWLAGSMPFAGYQVGGHIHFGIVPTLEMIRVLDNYLSLPLLFVEHPQRGRRRHRTRHGQLGAFRVAPHGFQYMTTPSWIVNPATARAVLHWVKIIIKNYRLCLSRPLTSPALQEAFYKAKTDLLYDDVKGILDEIVRLDDFAEHQNILLPLFEQILARQTWDDSSDLRAAWGIAIPDKFYASPALAFLSGPLRSWLGVGRGEGLTLRAGSAVAEAQVEPAADQESMYVQISPETAELLQLPSLENQNFSIQRDGVQAIRLGPFLGILGPRAQHGELFFGKQTKIYRRIIRLARSKGICAYVFNVDSIVPGKRTVRGYVSTGSENEQWIPHDFPMPDVIYDRMFADEYAEVHRANALRERLQYHYKIPFINPPSLFKISGDKLVSHQVLQRSPEIAPYLPETQPLIDAGQVLEMLFRHGVVFIKPAAGFRGKDVIKLQFEPDNRLCARGRQLDERTAWKEVFNPNEKELAAFIKEIPRSSKAIIQQGIPALLYRDRPVETRFYYVKNSKGVWLRSGLVARVAPDNLFPMNANVEWDLLASRILKASMGVERREAFKERADALCRKALALLESEVGPFGELAIDIIPSRSDAPIIVEINAKPDNLLHMTGAFRRRNLCIMRLLGYAKRLAGFGEE; encoded by the coding sequence ATGGTTGCTGAACAACCGCCTCATGAAGGAGAATGCCCTTTCTCCTCTATTGTGAACCCACCCCAGGCCGTGCTCAACGCTCGGGATAAGGAAACGACCATTCGTCTGCTTCAACTCAACCGGCTCCCCTGCCCGGACGTGGTGGAACCGACGCCGGAAACACTGTTTCCGATCCTGGGGCGCACCTACGGCCATCATCAGGGGGAAGATATCCGGGTTGTCGAGGATTATGAGTCCACCCGGGAACAGCCAAGTGATTATTATGTCCAGTTGCTGAACATCAAAGAAGATTACAGGATTTGCATCATCGGTCTGGAAGCGGTGGAGGCCTTCAAGGCGGCGCCGAAGCGCATCCAGAACCTGGAGTATCCGATCCGAACACCCGCTTTCGGCTGGTCCTATGAGGCGATGACCGCTACGGAAGAGATGATCACCCTGGCGGTCCGTTCCATCTACGCCCTGGGGCTGCGCTGGGGGCAAGTCGATCTGGCGCTGAACAACGAGGATCGGCTCGTGGTGCTCGATGTCAACGCCGGCGAAACGCTCCCGGAGGACTGGATCACCCGATACCCCACAGCCGTGCAGCGCCTCGCCTTTGATCTCCAACACGCGCCGCTGTCGTCCGACTTCACCTTGGGCTGTGACGTGGAATTCATGCTCCGTCAGACGCAGACCATGCGCATGCTTCCTGCATCCTTCTTTTGGCCCATGGAGGGTCCCATCGGCTGTGATGACCGGAGCCTGGAGAACACCAACAAGATTTTCCCCCTGGGGGAGATCCGCCCGGAACCATCCAAAGACCCCGACGCCATCATCGCGTCGATGGAACGGATCATGCGGATGGGCACCCAGGCCTGCCCCTACCGGAATGTGCAATGGCTGGCTGGGAGCATGCCTTTTGCCGGATACCAGGTGGGCGGGCATATCCATTTCGGCATCGTGCCCACCCTGGAGATGATCCGGGTGCTCGACAACTACCTGAGCCTCCCCCTCCTCTTTGTCGAACATCCCCAACGTGGTCGCAGACGTCACCGGACCAGACACGGCCAATTGGGCGCTTTCCGCGTTGCACCCCATGGTTTCCAATACATGACGACACCCAGTTGGATCGTCAATCCCGCCACCGCCCGGGCTGTGCTTCATTGGGTCAAAATCATCATCAAAAACTACCGGCTCTGTCTCTCCCGCCCGCTCACTTCGCCTGCTTTGCAGGAGGCTTTCTACAAAGCGAAGACGGATCTTCTCTATGACGACGTGAAAGGGATCCTCGACGAGATCGTCCGCCTCGATGATTTCGCCGAGCACCAGAACATCCTGCTCCCGCTGTTTGAGCAGATCCTGGCCCGCCAGACCTGGGACGACAGTTCCGACCTGCGCGCCGCCTGGGGGATCGCCATCCCCGACAAGTTTTACGCATCACCGGCCTTGGCCTTTTTGAGCGGTCCCCTCCGCTCCTGGCTGGGTGTCGGCAGAGGCGAAGGGCTGACGCTCCGAGCCGGTTCCGCTGTGGCGGAGGCACAGGTGGAGCCGGCGGCAGATCAGGAGAGCATGTATGTGCAGATTTCCCCGGAAACGGCGGAACTGCTGCAACTCCCGTCTTTGGAAAATCAAAACTTCAGTATTCAACGGGACGGCGTCCAGGCGATCCGCCTCGGCCCCTTCCTCGGCATCCTCGGTCCTCGCGCCCAGCATGGCGAACTGTTTTTCGGCAAGCAGACGAAGATCTACCGGCGGATCATCCGCTTGGCCCGAAGCAAGGGGATCTGCGCCTATGTGTTCAACGTGGACAGCATCGTCCCTGGGAAGCGCACCGTCCGCGGGTATGTGTCCACCGGCAGCGAGAACGAACAGTGGATCCCCCATGATTTTCCCATGCCTGACGTGATCTACGACCGCATGTTCGCCGACGAATACGCCGAGGTGCACCGCGCCAACGCGCTGCGCGAACGCCTTCAGTACCACTACAAAATCCCCTTCATCAACCCGCCGTCGCTGTTCAAGATCTCCGGAGATAAGTTGGTCAGCCACCAGGTGTTGCAGCGTTCTCCTGAGATCGCGCCTTATCTTCCGGAGACACAGCCCTTGATCGACGCCGGCCAGGTCCTGGAGATGCTCTTCCGTCATGGCGTCGTCTTCATCAAGCCGGCTGCAGGCTTCAGAGGAAAAGACGTCATCAAACTGCAGTTCGAGCCCGACAACCGTCTCTGCGCCCGTGGTCGGCAACTGGATGAACGGACGGCCTGGAAAGAGGTGTTCAACCCCAACGAGAAAGAATTGGCCGCCTTCATCAAGGAGATCCCCCGCAGCAGCAAGGCCATCATTCAGCAGGGCATCCCGGCCCTGCTCTACCGAGACCGGCCGGTGGAGACGCGATTTTATTACGTCAAAAACAGCAAGGGCGTCTGGCTGCGCTCAGGCCTGGTCGCCCGGGTCGCGCCCGACAACCTCTTCCCGATGAACGCCAACGTGGAATGGGACCTCCTGGCCAGCCGCATCCTTAAAGCGTCCATGGGCGTCGAACGGCGAGAGGCCTTTAAAGAGCGCGCCGACGCCCTCTGCCGGAAAGCGCTCGCCCTTCTGGAAAGCGAGGTGGGCCCCTTCGGAGAACTGGCCATCGACATCATCCCCAGTCGCTCCGATGCGCCCATTATCGTGGAGATCAACGCCAAACCGGACAATTTGTTGCATATGACAGGGGCTTTCCGCCGGCGGAACCTGTGCATTATGCGGCTGTTGGGGTATGCCAAGCGGTTGGCGGGGTTTGGGGAGGAGTAG
- a CDS encoding YigZ family protein, translating to MLEQYRTVNGYGEAVYEIEKSRFIAYVDRAETPEAAQAFIAAIRKKHWDATHNCAAYVCGERDETQKADDDGEPSGTAGKPILEVIKKTGLKDTVVVVTRYFGGIKLGAGGLIRAYGKGASLGLEAAGVIERRLFTPIAIEIDYALYGKFEQELRLRGYRIQETQFGAAVTLTALEEAGQEERLERMAADWSSGCAELSRRGAVYVDSRVNGG from the coding sequence ATGTTGGAACAATATCGAACGGTGAACGGTTACGGAGAAGCCGTTTATGAGATTGAGAAGTCGCGGTTTATCGCCTACGTCGATCGGGCAGAGACGCCCGAAGCCGCCCAGGCTTTCATCGCCGCGATCCGGAAAAAACACTGGGACGCCACCCATAACTGCGCCGCTTATGTCTGTGGAGAGCGAGACGAAACGCAGAAAGCCGATGACGACGGCGAACCTTCAGGGACGGCGGGCAAACCGATCCTGGAGGTGATTAAAAAGACGGGGCTCAAAGACACCGTTGTTGTCGTGACCCGCTACTTCGGCGGGATCAAATTGGGGGCGGGCGGTCTTATCCGCGCCTACGGCAAGGGCGCTAGCCTGGGGTTAGAGGCAGCCGGGGTAATCGAACGGCGGCTCTTCACCCCTATTGCTATCGAGATCGACTATGCCTTGTACGGCAAATTCGAACAGGAATTGCGTCTGCGGGGCTACCGCATCCAGGAGACCCAGTTTGGCGCCGCTGTGACGTTGACCGCCCTGGAAGAGGCGGGGCAGGAGGAGCGCTTAGAACGAATGGCTGCTGATTGGTCCTCGGGCTGCGCCGAACTGTCGCGCCGGGGCGCTGTCTATGTGGACAGCAGGGTGAACGGGGGATAG
- a CDS encoding glycosyltransferase family 2 protein — protein sequence MLWETLFAQKYDFIMVPLQLLIVFCTVYYMTLSVFGFWRKKEGPPASPEKTFALVVAAHNEEFVIGPLVENLKNLDYPKELYEIFIVADNCTDRTAAIARDAGAQVYERFNRQQRGKGYALEWMFEKIFRMERHFDGICIFDADNLVKPNFLMEMNKKMVEGHQIVQCYIDSKNPFDTWVTATFSIAFWHTNRLLQLARYNLGLSNLLGGTGMCISTNLLREYGWGATSLVEDMEFSMKALMNGIKTSWSHEAVIYDEKPLTFMQSWRQRKRWAQGHVDIFFRYFPKLFWRGLTTGNFSMLDGALHLFQPALVVLVSLFMILSVVEPISLSFTQLFSSTIHQQVWMFLSYIQFAMPLVALMLDKVDRRAWKWILVYPVFVYSWVPIVFLGFWHRNKREWSHTLHTRGLSYNEVIK from the coding sequence ATGTTATGGGAGACTCTGTTTGCCCAGAAGTACGACTTCATTATGGTTCCGTTACAACTGCTGATCGTGTTCTGCACCGTCTACTACATGACCCTGTCCGTCTTCGGCTTCTGGAGGAAGAAGGAAGGGCCGCCGGCGTCGCCGGAAAAGACCTTTGCCCTTGTCGTGGCCGCCCATAATGAGGAATTCGTCATCGGTCCCCTGGTGGAGAACCTGAAGAACCTCGACTACCCCAAAGAACTCTACGAGATTTTCATCGTCGCCGACAATTGCACCGACCGGACGGCGGCCATCGCGCGCGACGCCGGCGCTCAGGTCTATGAGCGGTTCAACCGCCAACAGCGGGGCAAAGGCTATGCGCTGGAGTGGATGTTTGAGAAGATCTTCCGCATGGAGCGCCACTTTGACGGCATCTGCATCTTTGACGCCGACAACCTGGTCAAGCCCAATTTTCTGATGGAAATGAACAAAAAAATGGTGGAAGGCCACCAAATCGTCCAGTGTTACATCGACTCGAAAAACCCCTTTGACACCTGGGTGACGGCCACCTTCTCCATCGCCTTCTGGCACACCAACCGGTTGCTCCAGTTGGCGCGGTACAACCTGGGCCTCTCCAACCTGCTCGGCGGCACTGGGATGTGTATCTCGACCAACCTGCTCCGTGAATACGGCTGGGGCGCCACCTCCCTGGTCGAGGATATGGAGTTCTCCATGAAGGCGCTGATGAATGGCATCAAGACCTCCTGGAGCCATGAGGCCGTCATCTATGACGAGAAGCCGCTGACCTTCATGCAGTCCTGGCGGCAGCGCAAGCGCTGGGCCCAGGGCCACGTCGACATCTTTTTCCGCTACTTCCCCAAACTGTTCTGGCGCGGTCTCACGACAGGCAACTTCTCCATGCTCGACGGCGCATTGCATCTCTTTCAGCCGGCGCTGGTCGTGCTGGTCTCCCTGTTCATGATCCTCAGCGTCGTTGAGCCGATCAGCCTCAGCTTTACCCAGTTGTTCAGTTCGACCATCCACCAGCAGGTTTGGATGTTCCTTTCCTACATTCAGTTCGCCATGCCCCTTGTCGCCCTCATGTTGGACAAGGTCGACCGGCGCGCCTGGAAGTGGATCCTCGTCTATCCCGTCTTCGTCTACAGTTGGGTGCCCATCGTCTTCCTCGGCTTCTGGCACCGCAACAAGCGGGAATGGAGCCACACCCTGCATACGCGCGGTCTCTCCTACAACGAGGTGATCAAGTAA
- a CDS encoding LysM peptidoglycan-binding domain-containing protein — protein MKRKIASIAASLLAGVIFFTGTISPAAAFYQKFTTEQAIANYNQYLSTYTNTDVPRVNQYREQYKSIKGSLADQLIERAVWYMDHGYTVYGHLYKGYKDYGIVDCSNFTSLVYSDFGFNITTTSREYGSVGTKVQGVYAAKEGSYWTIKGTEKLLPGDLFTFYATDANGNKYISHAAIFMGMVNGQPLIINTMDKRPTALGTVNDFRYWYGSNFFSVQRVLPAGSWTPGQTITGHTAKPPVIPASYVLPPQKPVVMPSGTTTTPAPAPTPAPAPTPTPTPTPTTPPGGIEGRIYAQPGDTLTLIKGAYLKSDASSTASSIKYLSAGTTVKVISQTKNPNWWIYVQTASGTKGYVTNSPTYVKLTPATQVAGVTNTYTVKSGDTLWRIASSQGVSVTDLMKANNLTSGAIYPGQTLQIPASSAGQYRVVAGDTMWKIASKLGVSLNSLLQANPGVDANQLYVGQVLKVPQTSQAPAPQPAPQPAPAPSSVTEQVVQLVNAERAKAGLKPLRADNATLNRMARDKAVDMIQKNYFSHTSPTYGSPFAMMDKYGIQYGYAGENIAKGQTTAQQVMNDWMNSSGHRANILSPNFDTIGVGYYQGAWVQEFISAR, from the coding sequence ATGAAAAGGAAGATTGCATCCATTGCCGCCAGCCTGCTGGCCGGCGTGATTTTCTTCACCGGAACCATCTCCCCGGCAGCCGCCTTCTATCAGAAGTTCACTACTGAACAGGCGATCGCCAACTACAACCAGTACCTGAGCACCTACACCAACACGGACGTTCCCCGGGTCAACCAGTACCGGGAACAGTACAAGAGCATCAAGGGCAGCCTAGCTGACCAACTGATCGAACGGGCCGTCTGGTACATGGACCATGGCTACACGGTCTATGGCCACCTCTATAAGGGGTACAAGGACTATGGCATCGTTGACTGCTCGAACTTCACCTCGCTGGTCTACAGCGATTTCGGCTTCAACATCACCACGACCTCTCGCGAGTATGGCTCCGTTGGGACGAAGGTCCAGGGCGTCTACGCCGCCAAAGAGGGCAGCTACTGGACGATCAAAGGGACGGAAAAGCTCCTTCCCGGCGACCTCTTCACCTTCTACGCCACTGACGCCAACGGCAATAAGTATATCAGCCACGCAGCCATCTTCATGGGCATGGTCAACGGTCAGCCGCTGATCATCAACACCATGGACAAACGGCCCACGGCTCTCGGCACCGTGAACGACTTCCGTTACTGGTACGGCAGCAACTTCTTCTCCGTCCAAAGGGTACTGCCCGCCGGCTCCTGGACCCCCGGCCAGACCATCACCGGTCACACGGCCAAGCCGCCGGTCATCCCCGCTTCCTATGTGCTGCCTCCGCAGAAGCCTGTCGTGATGCCGAGCGGCACCACCACGACTCCTGCGCCGGCCCCGACTCCTGCTCCTGCTCCTACGCCCACCCCGACCCCGACCCCGACGACGCCTCCCGGCGGCATTGAGGGACGGATTTACGCGCAGCCTGGCGACACCCTGACGCTGATCAAGGGCGCTTATCTGAAGAGCGATGCCAGCAGCACCGCTTCTTCGATCAAGTACCTTTCGGCGGGTACAACCGTCAAAGTAATCTCCCAGACCAAAAACCCCAACTGGTGGATCTATGTCCAAACCGCCAGTGGCACGAAAGGCTATGTCACCAACTCGCCCACCTATGTGAAGCTGACCCCGGCTACCCAGGTGGCTGGCGTCACCAACACCTATACGGTGAAATCCGGCGACACCCTGTGGCGCATCGCCAGCAGCCAAGGCGTTTCGGTCACTGACCTGATGAAAGCCAACAACCTTACCTCCGGCGCCATTTATCCTGGTCAGACGCTGCAGATCCCCGCTTCGTCTGCCGGTCAGTACCGTGTCGTTGCCGGGGACACCATGTGGAAAATCGCCAGTAAGCTGGGCGTTTCCCTGAACAGCCTGCTCCAGGCCAACCCCGGAGTGGATGCTAACCAGCTTTATGTCGGTCAAGTCCTAAAGGTTCCCCAAACCAGCCAAGCGCCGGCCCCTCAGCCGGCGCCCCAACCTGCTCCTGCACCGTCGAGCGTGACGGAGCAGGTTGTCCAACTGGTGAACGCTGAACGGGCGAAAGCCGGTCTGAAGCCGCTCCGCGCCGACAACGCCACCCTGAACCGGATGGCCCGTGACAAGGCTGTCGACATGATTCAGAAGAACTACTTCAGCCACACCTCGCCGACCTACGGTTCTCCCTTCGCCATGATGGACAAGTACGGCATCCAATACGGCTATGCCGGCGAAAACATCGCCAAAGGGCAGACCACGGCCCAGCAGGTGATGAACGACTGGATGAACAGTTCCGGTCACCGCGCCAATATCCTGAGCCCCAACTTTGACACCATTGGCGTCGGTTACTACCAAGGCGCTTGGGTGCAGGAGTTTATTAGCGCGCGATAA
- a CDS encoding rubrerythrin family protein yields the protein MPLENAMTADFLRSAYGGESMAHMRYTIWADVADKENMPNIGRLFRAIAYAEWAHARNHFQELREQKGDFTVPAGAVFGMGKTVDNLIGARNGELHEIEQMYPVYLESSRFQNEKGAERSFHYALEAEKIHARLFEEARKSAEKGMDMALGPVHICQICGHTVVEGIPDVCPICGAKKEQFRTFAA from the coding sequence ATGCCTTTGGAAAACGCCATGACCGCCGACTTCCTGCGCTCCGCCTACGGTGGCGAGAGCATGGCCCATATGCGATACACCATCTGGGCTGATGTAGCTGACAAAGAGAACATGCCCAACATCGGGCGGCTTTTTCGGGCGATCGCCTATGCCGAGTGGGCCCACGCGCGCAATCATTTTCAGGAATTGCGGGAACAGAAAGGCGACTTCACCGTTCCTGCCGGCGCGGTCTTCGGAATGGGGAAAACGGTGGACAACCTGATCGGCGCCCGCAACGGCGAGTTGCATGAGATTGAGCAGATGTATCCCGTCTATCTCGAATCGTCCCGGTTTCAGAACGAAAAAGGCGCTGAACGTTCCTTCCACTACGCCCTTGAGGCGGAGAAGATCCATGCCAGGCTGTTTGAAGAGGCGCGAAAATCGGCCGAAAAAGGGATGGACATGGCGCTGGGGCCGGTGCATATCTGTCAGATCTGCGGTCACACCGTCGTCGAGGGGATCCCTGATGTATGTCCCATCTGCGGCGCAAAAAAGGAACAGTTCCGCACCTTCGCCGCATGA
- the speE gene encoding polyamine aminopropyltransferase has translation MSSGFWYTEEQTPNLRYSSKITQTLHTETTPFQELAMIDTVQWGRMLVLDNMVMTTIKDEFVYHEMISHVALNTHPNPKKVMIIGGGDGGAIRECVKHAKVEKAVLCEIDGRVIETSKEYLPEIASALFGHPKVEVLVADGVKHIQENENEYDVIMVDSTEPVGPAEGLFAAEFYQAVYRALKPDGIMVAQTESPFVNADLISRVFKDIRSIFPVTKLYLASIPTYPSGLWSFTMGSKQYDPEAVDVSAIPEMETRYYTPALHKAAFCLPKFVQDLIKE, from the coding sequence ATGTCCTCCGGTTTTTGGTATACAGAAGAGCAGACGCCCAACCTCCGCTACAGCAGCAAAATCACCCAGACCCTCCATACGGAAACGACGCCCTTTCAGGAACTGGCCATGATCGACACGGTCCAGTGGGGGCGCATGCTTGTCCTCGACAACATGGTCATGACGACCATCAAGGATGAATTCGTCTACCATGAGATGATCAGCCATGTGGCCCTGAACACCCATCCTAACCCGAAAAAAGTGATGATCATCGGCGGCGGCGATGGCGGCGCTATCCGCGAGTGTGTCAAACACGCGAAGGTGGAAAAAGCTGTGCTCTGTGAGATCGACGGCCGCGTCATCGAGACATCGAAGGAGTATCTGCCCGAGATCGCCTCGGCTCTCTTCGGTCATCCGAAGGTCGAGGTGCTCGTCGCTGACGGCGTGAAACATATCCAGGAGAACGAGAACGAGTATGACGTGATCATGGTCGACTCGACCGAACCGGTCGGTCCTGCTGAAGGGCTCTTTGCCGCCGAGTTCTACCAGGCTGTTTATCGCGCCCTCAAGCCCGATGGCATCATGGTCGCTCAGACCGAGTCCCCCTTCGTCAACGCCGACCTGATCAGCCGCGTTTTTAAGGATATTCGTTCCATCTTCCCCGTTACCAAGTTATACCTGGCCTCCATCCCGACCTATCCTTCCGGTCTCTGGAGCTTCACCATGGGTTCCAAGCAGTATGACCCTGAGGCGGTTGATGTGAGCGCCATCCCCGAAATGGAGACGCGCTACTACACGCCGGCGCTGCACAAAGCCGCCTTCTGCCTGCCCAAGTTTGTGCAGGACCTGATTAAAGAGTAG